From Bos mutus isolate GX-2022 chromosome 5, NWIPB_WYAK_1.1, whole genome shotgun sequence, one genomic window encodes:
- the LOC106701531 gene encoding killer cell lectin-like receptor subfamily F member 1 isoform X1: protein MSLFPSHSKMDYSVYRMFGQMQNTEESMMQKPRKHPYHCQHMWTCKDNPKCPKWHQTALRLTSIAMVTLVATVIGLTVWVSHLSIYSCSDNPSERFSSENGTKDCNCMNLSPRKQQNSTNFIRNHSQNLCPNGWVQKKGKCYNFFKNYQSWIDSQKLCSTMKSHLLVIQDKAELDFLQSSIQDGIYFWIGLNISYPQNTWTWLDGTPLNLQLFQVLGEVEDDACALITKKGVFSEKCPIQNYWICQGVVPSSTDTDL, encoded by the exons ATGTCTCTCTTTCCATCTCATTCAAAGATGGATTATTCTGTTTATAGGATGTTTGGACAGATGCAAAACACAGAGGAATCAATGATGCAGAAGCCAAGGAAACATCCCTATCATTGCCAACATATGTGGACATGCAAAG ATAACCCCAAATGTCCCAAATGGCATCAGACTGCTCTGAGACTGACCAGCATTGCCATGGTTACACTTGTTGCCACAGTGATAGGACTAACTGTTTGGG tAAGTCACCTAAGCATATATTCCTGCAGTGACAACCCCAGCGAGAGGTTCAGTAGTGAGAATGGAACCAAAGATTGCAACTGCATGAATCTTTCTCCCAGGAAGCAGCAGAACAGTACAAACTTCATAA gaAACCATAGCCAAAACTTATGCCCTAATGGCTGGGTGCAGAAGAAAGGGAAATGCTATAACTTTTTCAAAAACTATCAATCATGGATCGATAGCCAAAAACTCTGTTCAACAATGAAATCACATCTCTTGGTGATCCAAGATAAGGCTGAATTG GATTTCTTACAGAGCAGTATACAAGATGGAATTTACTTTTGGATTGGATTGAACATTTCTTATCCACAAAATACGTGGACCTGGCTGGATGGCACCCCATTAAATCTACAACT ATTTCAAGTTCTTGGAGAGGTTGAAGATGATGCTTGTGCTTTAATAACAAAAAAGGGTGTTTTTTCTGAAAAGTGCCCCATTCAGAATTACTGGATTTGTCAAGGTGTTGTTCCTTCATCTACAGACACTGACCTCTGA